A window of the Roseovarius sp. S88 genome harbors these coding sequences:
- a CDS encoding GcvT family protein has product MKTHAQAVVIGGGVIGCSVLYHLTKLGWTDVVLLERNELTSGSTWHAAANIHGLHDSANISRLQHYTMNLYNSLEEETGQSCGVFQPGSLYLAQTENREHQLKLQAAKAQLYGMNFHEITREEAEEKHPLVNFDGIRCIMWEPDGGNVDPSGVTNAYAVGARQRGAEIHRFTPVTATTQKPDGTWIVETPKGNIETQWVINCAGLWGREVAALAGIEVPLQPTEHQYFVTETIAEIDGMDRRLPSVADRDGEYYLRQEGKGLLIGAYEKDMKFWAEDGTPLDFAHDLFADDLDRIMENVMRAMDRVPVAAEAGIKRVINGPMIWSPDSNVILGPVPELKNYFMVGGIIPGFSQSAGMGLMVSHWIVEGEMLYDMFPWDIARFGLWANDKTFVKAKVEDVYAHRFAIHYPNEERAAGRPVRTRPIYDLQKDMGAVFGLNYGWEHPQWFADAPGVEDTNGFTRQNWWGPVGEECKMLRDRAGIIDISNFAKYHVKGPGAEDWLNAVFANRMPKSVGRSCLTPLIGVRGGIAGDATVTRVAEDEFWVISSGMAERYHKRFFDMVPLPDVTTFESHTEAMCGFNVAGPKSRDMLQRLTNHSLATEDMPFMRSAMIDLAGVRCLALRVSFTGDLGWELHCKTEDQEKLYRALLEVGKEFGAGPVGGRALMSMRVEKGYGSWSREYSPEYFPHEVGFAPLCKMDKDFLHKEATAKVMSEPTREELVLIHIDEDAVNASNADATGGEPIRDSKGNPVGRVTSGTYGYTVGMSLALGYVKSGTVKAGDDVEVMVLGQPHKGRILHEPPFDPKGEKLRA; this is encoded by the coding sequence ATGAAGACCCACGCACAAGCAGTTGTTATCGGAGGCGGCGTGATTGGCTGCTCGGTGCTCTATCACCTGACCAAGCTGGGGTGGACGGATGTGGTGTTGCTGGAGCGCAATGAGTTGACATCAGGCTCCACATGGCATGCAGCGGCGAATATCCATGGGCTGCATGACAGCGCGAATATCTCTCGTCTGCAGCATTACACGATGAACCTTTACAATTCGCTGGAGGAGGAGACCGGGCAAAGCTGTGGCGTGTTCCAGCCTGGTTCGCTCTATCTGGCGCAGACCGAGAACCGGGAGCATCAGCTAAAGCTGCAGGCCGCCAAGGCACAGCTTTACGGGATGAACTTTCACGAGATCACTCGCGAAGAGGCCGAGGAAAAACATCCCCTCGTCAATTTCGATGGCATCCGTTGCATCATGTGGGAGCCGGATGGCGGCAATGTAGACCCTTCGGGCGTGACCAACGCCTATGCGGTTGGCGCGCGGCAGCGGGGCGCGGAAATTCACCGCTTCACGCCGGTCACGGCCACGACACAGAAGCCAGATGGCACATGGATTGTGGAGACGCCCAAGGGCAATATCGAGACCCAATGGGTGATCAACTGTGCTGGGCTTTGGGGGCGCGAAGTGGCCGCACTGGCGGGCATTGAGGTGCCGCTGCAACCCACAGAACACCAGTATTTCGTGACCGAAACGATTGCCGAGATCGACGGGATGGACCGGCGGTTGCCCTCGGTCGCGGACCGTGATGGCGAATATTACCTCCGCCAGGAAGGCAAGGGCCTGCTGATTGGGGCCTACGAGAAAGACATGAAGTTCTGGGCCGAGGACGGCACGCCGCTTGATTTTGCCCATGATCTGTTTGCCGATGATCTCGACCGGATCATGGAAAATGTCATGCGAGCAATGGACCGCGTGCCGGTTGCGGCCGAGGCCGGCATCAAGCGGGTCATCAATGGCCCGATGATCTGGTCGCCCGATAGCAACGTGATCCTTGGCCCTGTGCCGGAGTTGAAGAACTACTTCATGGTGGGCGGCATCATTCCGGGCTTCAGCCAGTCGGCAGGGATGGGCCTCATGGTCAGCCACTGGATCGTTGAGGGCGAAATGCTCTATGACATGTTCCCCTGGGATATCGCGCGGTTTGGGCTTTGGGCCAATGACAAGACATTCGTCAAAGCCAAGGTCGAGGATGTCTATGCGCATCGCTTTGCCATCCACTACCCGAATGAGGAACGTGCGGCGGGCCGGCCTGTGCGCACACGACCCATCTATGATCTGCAAAAGGACATGGGCGCGGTCTTTGGCCTCAACTACGGCTGGGAGCATCCGCAATGGTTTGCCGATGCACCGGGGGTCGAGGACACGAACGGGTTCACCCGCCAGAACTGGTGGGGACCTGTGGGTGAGGAATGCAAGATGCTGCGCGACCGCGCGGGTATCATCGATATCTCGAACTTCGCCAAGTATCACGTGAAAGGGCCGGGCGCAGAGGATTGGCTGAATGCCGTTTTTGCCAACCGGATGCCAAAATCTGTGGGTCGGTCCTGCCTCACACCGCTGATCGGTGTGCGTGGCGGAATTGCCGGGGATGCGACTGTGACCCGCGTGGCAGAAGACGAGTTCTGGGTCATCTCGTCTGGTATGGCCGAACGCTATCACAAGCGGTTCTTTGACATGGTACCATTGCCAGACGTCACGACATTTGAAAGCCACACCGAGGCCATGTGCGGCTTTAACGTGGCTGGACCCAAGTCTCGTGATATGTTGCAGCGCTTGACCAACCATTCTCTGGCGACTGAGGACATGCCGTTCATGCGATCGGCGATGATTGATCTGGCCGGTGTGCGCTGTTTGGCCCTTCGTGTGAGCTTCACCGGCGATCTGGGCTGGGAATTGCACTGCAAGACGGAAGATCAAGAAAAACTCTACCGCGCGCTTCTGGAGGTCGGCAAAGAGTTTGGCGCAGGGCCCGTGGGCGGCCGCGCCCTGATGTCGATGCGCGTGGAGAAGGGCTATGGCTCATGGTCCCGCGAATACAGCCCAGAGTATTTCCCGCATGAGGTGGGCTTTGCGCCGCTGTGCAAAATGGACAAGGACTTCCTGCACAAAGAGGCCACGGCTAAGGTGATGTCTGAGCCCACACGCGAAGAGCTTGTGCTCATTCATATTGACGAAGACGCGGTCAACGCCTCGAACGCTGATGCCACGGGCGGCGAACCCATCCGGGATTCCAAGGGCAACCCGGTGGGCCGCGTGACCTCGGGTACCTATGGTTACACAGTGGGTATGAGCCTGGCGCTTGGCTATGTGAAATCCGGCACGGTGAAGGCAGGGGATGACGTGGAAGTCATGGTTCTGGGGCAGCCACACAAAGGTCGTATCCTGCATGAGCCGCCGTTTGATCCCAAGGGCGAAAAACTGCGCGCTTGA
- a CDS encoding Hint domain-containing protein — protein sequence MPNNVNDPFAANLVGLWDFLSSDPDADTGLADGIAQDGEFEGGAFASGDALQTDGRGDYFDVNGGNDAPFNLAEGSVSVQFTQDAHVGTSDDTLVNRGEFADRNSEGYFGINVTLEGAVTVRHVDGGEDIYVCTPNDFFSPGDTVKATYTWSETEGGRFLVENLTTGESYSQDIDTTGLTMDIGDNDDESWTFGARERDDGRYDHFFNGSIDYVAVYNTDILGEPDGVVSGNDADNLIDVDYLGDPQGDRIDNEDAIAPGAAPNDDVVDALGGDDTVEAGEGNDIVFGGSGDDEVDGGEGDDVIFGDSTLAGPATEDGDDDLEGGAGDDQIFGEGGDDEIEGGDGNDLISGGAGDDDLSGGADRDTFIDITAGDEIDGGETTTSGDPDDDFDTLDLTGAAEAENPGGGLRVTFTSADQEDGFVTFFDADGNETGQAEFSNIENVIPCFTPGMVIATPTGERLVEDLHVGDRVITRDNGLQEIRWIGQRDLTKQELRQAPHLKPVLIRAGSLGRGLPERDMLVSPQHRLLLASEKSSLYFEEREVLAAAKHLTHKAGVDVVETNSVSYVHFMFDRHEVVLSNGSWTESFQPGQQVLDGMGYAQRSEIFDLFPELQEHEGIEAYHAARKSLKRHEARLLVE from the coding sequence ATGCCAAATAACGTCAATGACCCATTCGCCGCAAATCTCGTCGGTCTCTGGGATTTTCTTTCCTCTGATCCGGATGCTGACACCGGTCTTGCCGATGGCATTGCGCAGGACGGCGAGTTCGAGGGCGGGGCCTTTGCTTCGGGGGATGCGCTTCAAACCGATGGGCGCGGAGACTACTTTGACGTCAATGGCGGCAATGACGCGCCCTTCAACCTTGCCGAAGGCAGCGTTTCTGTTCAGTTTACGCAGGACGCCCATGTTGGAACCTCTGACGACACGTTGGTGAACCGTGGTGAATTCGCGGATCGCAACAGCGAAGGATACTTCGGTATTAACGTCACGCTCGAAGGCGCGGTGACAGTGCGTCACGTCGATGGTGGCGAAGACATCTATGTGTGCACGCCCAACGATTTCTTCTCTCCGGGAGACACAGTAAAGGCCACCTACACCTGGTCCGAAACTGAAGGCGGTCGGTTTTTAGTTGAAAACCTCACAACGGGCGAAAGTTATTCTCAGGATATCGACACCACCGGTTTGACGATGGATATCGGCGACAATGACGACGAGTCCTGGACCTTTGGTGCGCGCGAACGCGATGATGGCCGCTATGACCATTTCTTCAACGGCTCGATTGATTATGTCGCTGTTTACAACACCGACATTCTTGGCGAACCGGATGGCGTCGTCAGTGGCAATGACGCAGACAACCTCATTGATGTGGATTATCTCGGCGACCCACAGGGGGACCGGATCGACAACGAAGATGCGATCGCACCCGGAGCCGCGCCCAACGATGATGTGGTCGATGCCTTGGGCGGAGATGACACGGTCGAGGCCGGAGAGGGCAACGATATTGTATTCGGCGGCTCTGGCGATGATGAGGTCGATGGTGGCGAAGGCGATGACGTTATCTTTGGTGACAGCACACTTGCGGGGCCTGCCACAGAAGATGGCGATGACGATCTGGAGGGCGGCGCCGGGGACGATCAGATCTTTGGCGAAGGCGGCGACGATGAGATCGAAGGCGGTGATGGCAATGATCTGATTTCCGGTGGGGCCGGAGATGACGACCTCTCTGGTGGCGCAGATCGTGACACGTTCATAGACATTACCGCAGGTGATGAAATTGATGGTGGTGAAACCACGACATCCGGCGATCCCGATGATGATTTCGACACGCTGGACCTCACCGGGGCCGCAGAGGCGGAAAACCCGGGCGGTGGCCTGCGAGTGACCTTTACGTCCGCCGATCAGGAAGACGGTTTTGTCACGTTTTTCGATGCCGACGGCAATGAAACCGGACAGGCCGAGTTCTCCAATATCGAGAATGTCATTCCTTGCTTCACGCCGGGAATGGTGATTGCGACACCAACCGGTGAGCGCCTGGTAGAGGACTTGCATGTTGGGGATCGGGTGATCACTCGCGACAATGGCTTGCAGGAAATTCGTTGGATCGGACAGCGTGATCTGACCAAGCAGGAACTGCGTCAGGCGCCGCATCTGAAACCTGTTCTTATTCGCGCAGGCTCACTAGGCCGTGGGTTGCCGGAACGCGATATGCTTGTGTCGCCGCAACACCGCCTGCTGCTCGCCAGCGAAAAATCGTCGCTCTATTTTGAAGAGCGTGAAGTACTCGCTGCGGCCAAACACCTGACCCACAAGGCGGGCGTTGATGTGGTTGAGACCAACAGCGTGAGCTATGTGCATTTCATGTTCGACCGCCACGAGGTGGTTCTGTCCAACGGCTCCTGGACCGAAAGTTTCCAGCCTGGTCAACAGGTTCTGGATGGGATGGGTTACGCGCAGCGGAGCGAGATTTTCGATCTCTTTCCCGAGCTTCAAGAGCATGAAGGCATCGAGGCTTACCATGCCGCACGGAAATCTCTGAAGCGGCATGAGGCGCGGCTTTTGGTGGAATAA
- a CDS encoding nucleotidyltransferase family protein — protein MRGRDKLLEKIDGVPLLARQTSAVMALGVPVLVTLPAQAEDRVNALHSILDELVTLMNIANANEGLSASIRMGANWAMAQGATALMVALPDLPDVCAEDFAALHAAHRTHPDAVIRATTAEGEAGHPTILPARLFGALTQLTGDQGAKPVLKSEQFIPCPLPGNRAVTDLDTREAWEAWRTARAAKSKQSQP, from the coding sequence ATGCGCGGGCGGGACAAACTGCTGGAAAAGATTGACGGCGTACCGCTTCTGGCGCGGCAAACCTCTGCGGTGATGGCGCTCGGGGTTCCGGTGCTGGTCACTCTGCCTGCGCAGGCGGAAGACAGGGTTAACGCCCTGCATTCCATTCTCGATGAGCTGGTAACCTTGATGAATATCGCCAACGCAAACGAGGGCCTCAGCGCGTCGATCCGCATGGGGGCCAACTGGGCCATGGCACAAGGGGCCACAGCATTGATGGTGGCCCTGCCCGATTTGCCAGATGTGTGCGCCGAGGATTTCGCAGCCTTGCATGCCGCGCATCGGACCCATCCCGACGCCGTCATTCGCGCCACAACGGCTGAGGGTGAAGCCGGTCATCCAACGATCTTACCCGCCCGGCTATTCGGCGCACTCACCCAGCTTACCGGCGATCAGGGGGCCAAACCCGTTCTGAAGAGTGAGCAGTTCATCCCCTGCCCTCTACCGGGCAATCGCGCGGTCACAGACCTTGACACACGAGAAGCCTGGGAGGCCTGGCGCACGGCACGTGCCGCCAAAAGCAAGCAATCCCAGCCCTAA
- a CDS encoding GcvT family protein has protein sequence MKTTTRVAVIGGGVVGCSVLYHLTKLGWSDVTLIERSELTSGSTWHAAGGFHTLNGDTNMAALQGYTIKLYKELEEITGMSCGLHHVGGVTLADNKDRFDMLLAERAKHRYMGLETEIVGPDEIRKIAPITNTDGILGALYDPLDGHLDPSGTTHAYAKAARMGGAKILTNCKVMETNQNLDGSWDVVTERGTIHAEHVVNAGGLWAREVGAMAGVYVPIYPMEHQYLVTEEVPEIAEIIDAGEEHPHVMDPAGESYLRQEGRGLCIGFYEQPCRAWSIDGTPWEFGHELLPDDFDKIEQSIDFAYKRFPCLERAGVKSVIHGPFTFAPDGNPLVGPVPGLRNYWSACGVMAGFSQGGGVGLMLAQWMVEGECERDVSAMDVARYGDWITPGYTLPKVIENYQKRFSVSYPNEELPAARPFRQTPMYDVFDAMGAVWGHQYGLEVVNYFAQGDEPRFETPSFRRSNAWEATAREVKAVRQSVGINEVHNFGKYLVTGANAREWLDRIMAGRIPKPGRISLTPMLSHKGRLIGDFTVSCLSDTAFQLTASYGSQAYHMRWFQMNETEGVELENISDRLNGFQIAGPKARDLLQSCTRMDISTMRFMDVRHVTVGMADCLVQRVSYTGDLGYEIYCDPMAQRALWTVLWEAGQSFGIKPFGMRAMMSLRLDRFFGSWLSEFSPDYTPAETGMDRFISFTKNSDFIGRAAVEAERTSGSARTLVPFEVAALDADVHAYEPVWINGKVQGFCTSGGYSHHADKSIALALIPTELAKPGLQAEIEILGEMRPAQLISEPYFDPEGTRMRG, from the coding sequence ATGAAAACCACCACGCGTGTGGCCGTGATCGGCGGCGGAGTTGTCGGGTGCAGTGTGCTCTATCACCTGACCAAGCTTGGCTGGTCAGATGTGACGCTGATTGAGCGCTCGGAACTGACCTCGGGGTCCACATGGCACGCGGCGGGCGGGTTTCACACGCTCAATGGCGACACGAACATGGCCGCGCTGCAGGGCTATACGATTAAGCTTTACAAAGAGTTAGAGGAAATCACCGGCATGTCTTGCGGCCTGCATCACGTGGGTGGCGTGACGCTGGCAGACAACAAAGACCGGTTCGACATGCTCCTCGCTGAGCGCGCCAAGCACCGCTACATGGGGCTGGAGACAGAGATTGTCGGCCCTGACGAGATTCGCAAAATCGCGCCCATCACAAACACCGACGGCATCCTCGGCGCGCTTTATGATCCGCTGGATGGTCACCTTGACCCCTCGGGCACAACCCATGCCTATGCCAAGGCCGCGCGCATGGGCGGGGCCAAGATCCTGACCAATTGTAAGGTCATGGAAACAAATCAGAATCTCGATGGAAGCTGGGATGTCGTCACCGAACGCGGCACCATTCACGCCGAGCATGTCGTCAATGCCGGCGGTCTCTGGGCGCGCGAAGTTGGCGCAATGGCGGGTGTCTATGTGCCCATCTATCCGATGGAGCATCAGTATCTCGTCACCGAGGAAGTCCCTGAAATCGCTGAGATTATCGATGCGGGCGAAGAGCACCCCCACGTGATGGACCCCGCCGGGGAAAGTTACCTCCGACAAGAAGGCCGCGGGCTTTGCATCGGATTTTATGAACAGCCCTGCCGCGCGTGGTCCATTGACGGCACGCCTTGGGAGTTCGGCCACGAACTCCTTCCCGATGACTTTGACAAAATCGAGCAATCCATTGATTTTGCTTACAAACGCTTCCCCTGCCTTGAACGTGCCGGGGTGAAATCCGTCATCCACGGTCCCTTCACATTCGCCCCCGATGGGAACCCTTTGGTCGGCCCTGTTCCGGGCCTCAGAAATTACTGGTCCGCCTGCGGTGTCATGGCCGGGTTCAGCCAGGGCGGTGGCGTGGGCCTGATGCTGGCGCAATGGATGGTTGAGGGCGAATGCGAACGCGATGTGTCGGCGATGGACGTCGCCCGCTATGGCGACTGGATCACGCCGGGCTACACCCTGCCCAAGGTGATCGAGAACTACCAGAAACGCTTCTCCGTTTCCTATCCCAACGAAGAACTCCCCGCCGCGCGCCCGTTCCGGCAGACGCCGATGTATGACGTGTTTGACGCCATGGGAGCGGTCTGGGGGCATCAATATGGGCTGGAGGTTGTGAACTATTTTGCCCAAGGTGATGAGCCGCGATTTGAGACACCCAGTTTCCGCCGTTCCAACGCGTGGGAGGCGACCGCCCGTGAAGTGAAGGCCGTGCGACAAAGCGTTGGAATCAATGAGGTTCATAACTTTGGCAAGTACCTGGTAACAGGTGCGAATGCCCGTGAATGGCTTGACCGGATCATGGCCGGGCGCATTCCAAAACCGGGGCGGATCAGCCTGACACCCATGCTGTCGCACAAGGGGCGTCTGATCGGGGATTTCACGGTTTCCTGTCTCAGCGATACCGCCTTTCAACTGACCGCCTCTTACGGCTCACAAGCCTACCATATGCGCTGGTTCCAGATGAATGAGACGGAGGGTGTGGAGCTTGAGAACATCTCGGACCGGCTGAACGGCTTTCAGATTGCAGGCCCCAAGGCGCGCGATCTGCTGCAATCCTGCACCCGCATGGACATCTCAACCATGCGATTCATGGATGTGCGGCATGTGACGGTCGGGATGGCCGACTGCCTTGTCCAGCGCGTCAGCTACACCGGTGATCTGGGATATGAGATCTACTGTGATCCCATGGCCCAACGGGCGCTTTGGACCGTGCTATGGGAGGCGGGCCAAAGCTTTGGCATCAAACCTTTCGGCATGCGCGCGATGATGTCGCTCAGGTTGGACCGGTTCTTTGGGTCCTGGCTCAGCGAATTTTCACCTGATTATACCCCGGCGGAAACCGGCATGGACCGGTTCATCAGCTTTACCAAGAACAGCGATTTCATCGGCCGCGCTGCGGTTGAGGCAGAACGGACCTCAGGGTCTGCACGCACACTGGTGCCGTTCGAGGTCGCGGCTCTGGACGCAGATGTGCATGCCTATGAGCCCGTCTGGATCAACGGCAAGGTTCAGGGCTTCTGCACCTCCGGCGGCTATTCGCATCACGCCGACAAATCCATCGCGCTGGCCCTGATTCCCACAGAGTTGGCAAAACCGGGGCTACAGGCCGAAATCGAAATTCTGGGCGAAATGCGCCCGGCGCAGTTGATCTCTGAGCCATACTTTGATCCCGAAGGCACACGCATGCGCGGCTGA
- a CDS encoding DM13 domain-containing protein, which yields MTFTRRQFAGLTLAATATAALGATPALAGSDVRKGTLSGRQGYNVTGTVKVKKVDGKTKVVLADDYVFDPAKNPPDIKIGFGSGEKYAKGSKIHDKLTVKKGEATFEVPAGIDTDKYDELYIYCEQFTVILAVAPLK from the coding sequence ATGACATTCACACGTCGTCAATTCGCGGGCCTCACTCTGGCCGCAACCGCCACTGCCGCTCTGGGGGCCACCCCGGCGCTGGCAGGATCAGATGTGCGTAAAGGCACGCTTTCGGGACGCCAAGGGTACAACGTCACTGGCACCGTAAAAGTCAAGAAAGTTGACGGCAAAACCAAAGTCGTGCTTGCTGATGACTACGTGTTTGATCCCGCGAAAAACCCACCAGACATCAAGATCGGCTTTGGTTCGGGCGAGAAATACGCCAAAGGCTCCAAGATCCATGACAAACTGACTGTCAAGAAAGGCGAAGCCACGTTCGAAGTGCCCGCCGGGATCGACACCGATAAGTATGACGAGCTCTATATTTACTGCGAGCAGTTCACCGTCATTCTGGCCGTTGCACCTTTGAAATAA